The sequence GCAATAGCTGGCTTCGCACTGAATCCGTAGATCGTACCGAGCTACCTGATGGGCTCTGTCGCACAATATTGTATAAAGAATCTGTGTGAAGAATGCAACGAAGGATTCGATACCACATACGACGAGTGTTAGGGAGTCGGAATGATTAGAGACcgattaaaatgtaaaatatgaaCTTTAATAAAAGGAAACTGAAGGAATATGCCGTTGACGACTACACAGAATACTTAATGTTAATAACGCAAGAACTAGAGTAAGGTATCAGAACGCGAGATTGAAagtgaggggatgactccaggTGGAGTCCGGAATGGAACTGAAAGAATGGGATGCTCCATTGAGCTCCTTTGATTTGGGAGGTGTCAATGGAGTGGGTAATTAGGAGTGGGAATGGGCGGCAGGTTAGGGAGCGCTAACGCGAGGAGTAGGGATCGCTGGACGCGATGACGCATGACGTACTGCCGAGCGCCGCGTGGCAACAGGGACAGTTGACGGGATTGGATTTGGAGTAAGATTTATGAGTGGAATgggaaaggaaaatgaaagatagAGCGGAGAGTAGGCGGTGCGTGGATCGCTTACGCACGACGGTGAACATGCACTTATAATTGTGTTTGTGTTACAATGggtgtgtacttattgctagcaatatgtatacatatacagggtgtcccaaaactcgtgaaaatcccgaaagggggtggttcctgagaccattctaagagacattttcctttgcaccaaagtcaactgcggctttgtttaggagttattaacgaaaaacacggaccaatcagagcgcgccctgggccgccgcgccgtcacgatgcgatgtcacggcgtaccgcgacactcgcttgccggcgcggcttggcgcgccgggccagggcgcgctctgattggtccgtgtttttcgttaataactcctaaacaaagccgcagttgacattggtgcaaaggaaaatgtctcttagaatggtctcaggaaccaccccctttcgggattttcacgagttttgggacaccctgtatacatatatgataaTACACGATTATATGTATAGTCTTATAACTACGCAATACGTCATCGGACGTAACACAACTTTTactatttcctctacaattccaacCAATCGCAATTTCTGGAAGAAAaaggttcaaatcgtataatattagtccaatattaaaaatgttatgtCCGTTCTTAGAACTTAGGGGAATGAACCGACAAAAACCTCCGCCATTATGTGTGACTTATACTTATTTTTGAATCGTTTAATTTTACCGTTCTTTTTCAGTTGCCAAAATTGCTGTCACTGTAGGAAAAATCCCAAAACCGAAACACTCGCAGAAGAACGAAGATTGTAATGGAAAATGAATTATACATATGCGGCGAGTAGCCTGATCCTGTGCACAGTAATATGTAAGGGGCATGAATCCTTGCGGCCAGAGTGAGCGTAGTGAGGGTAGCTACCCTTGaggctatacatatgtataatgagACCCGTCAGGGCTGATTGGTTCATTTGCGGTACGAAATTTGTGGAACGTTGACCTGCGGCTCTGTTGATTTTCAGTTTATATAGATAGTTTAACAAATAGAACTCGTGTGCGACTAATGATACGTAAATGTTTGtttaaatactattattatatagACTGCAGAATTATAAATTTGTGATAAGAATGGGTAGGTCTAATTTCTGACACcaaaaaaaatttgtgaagGATTTAAATTTACTACTATATTAGTTTTaacctattaaatatatattcaacaagatattaaatatttatttcacaccagagcttgttgcaattcaggagaaagcttttattttgcataaagatccgcagtctaactattATAAATGGACTGCTAAATTTGTTCGTTAGTTCTCACGTTGGTAATCAtggtatttttataatttcctttCCAAAAATAACACAGTCAGCAGGACCGTctcgagcagaaatcgagcAAAGCCTGGCGAGGAGATGGCGGGCATCTGCCCGGCAGAAGCTGCTCGGGCTGAACGAAGGCAGAGGTCAGGAGTGTCAGGACCGAGCTGCCTTCGTTCTGCCCGAGCAGCTTCTGCCGGGCAGatgcccgtccaaaatcgagcattttgcttactggCAAGTGAACTCATTTTTACGGGATTAGTTCTATGCTCTTGTAGCATTCGCAATCATTTAACATTCAGTTACacgcactccactttctacataatttctatattaaataaaatgacTGCTTCAATAGGCAAAATGAATATTTGTCAGTGTAGTATCCGACACCTTTGTTCACGCTTgtaacactaaatttaaagttttgagtTAAATATTCGATATACTACgtttattataacaaaatttAGCGTGATTTCTAAGTGAAATGATTTCCGGCtaacttcaaaaattaatattttcgtaAAAATTCTGGATGATCGTTATACTGATTGTGTTTACCTGCGACTATCGCACCTGTATGAAAACATCGATGCTCGCGAGGTTCAACGTATTTGTTAAGACATGCATGGAAAATTCCATGTAAAATACCGTTGGTCctcggcagagttgggcaaaatgtaatttcaattacagttacaattacttgccaattactgtaatttggaattgcagaaatacaattacaattacatgtaattgtaattggaattgcaattacttgacgaatcactgtaattgtaattgtggtccgcaattacaattactggttgagcgaaagtaattgcaattccaattccaattacatgtaattgtaactgtaattgttagtagcagttacaagacttacaagtaattgtagctggtagttgcaattcctttccaaactccaagcagacgacgctcgcgcgtcgcgtGTGAATGTTCatgttcacgcgcgacgcgcgagcgtcgtctgtttggagtttggaaaggaattgcagctaccagccacaattacttgtaactgctactaacaattacagttacaattacatgtcattggaattggaatcgcagaaatacaattacaattacatgtaattgtaattggaattgcaattactttcgctgaaccagtaattgtaattgtggtccgcaattacaattactggtagagcgaaagtaattgcaattccaattacagttacatgtaattgtaattgaagatgtaattaattactcatgtaattaattcctgcccaactctggtcctCGGGACACTTCTACAAGGGTCTCGAGGAGGCCAgcactttcttattttttatgagGGTCCGAGGCTCAAATTGCACACCCTTGGACCATCGTCTTCGGGACCATCATTAAGCGCAACTCCTTGAGAGTTCCGGATAAATAACTCTGTCTGCCGAGTCCTTGGAAAATACGTTTTTCAAAGAAGCATTGTCCCCGAAGTCGATGGTCGTCGTCCGCGTGAGACCAGGGGTCATAAATTAAACGCACGTGTTGGCCACTTGGGCCTTTCGTTGTTACGCGACTCTGGGTCCGTTGCTAGTACCGTCTTTGTTTGTACACTTGCTTTCCGCGATTGGCTTGAGGTGGGGATGTCCTCCCCCGCCGATAGGGATGCATAGGAATAGCTCCTCCCTCGGGTCAGTCAACGAATGGGATGTTCTTTCCCTCAAAAATGTACCATTTTCCCCACTTTTAAATCTCACCACCGAGGTGAGGAACGAGCTGACGCAGGGACAGCGACAGACACAATTTCTCTCTGAAGATATACAGTCTTCCGCAAAAAAGCTCGATTCGAGACAGAACTTCCAGTTCGAACAAGTGTAagatattgtaaatatagtgAATAAACCAGAGGTTCGTTAAGGCAAAATAGGTGTCGAGCTGTCgttcattgaaatttacaacgcagaacctctcaaatacatatattaagaGAAGCTGCGTACATAACAGTATTCGAGTTACATGGCAAAGAAACAAACAGTGACACTGCCTTCTTAGACATTGTTCTTATTAAAATaacttgtttttattttatattcgaacTCGTAAGATTgctattgaaaaaataaaattttcatttatgaTTTGAAGAGTAGGATTTTCTTCAGTCGATTATATGCATAAAACGGAACGGCATTCTAATGTTTATTGTTTTTCTACAGGGGAGACAATTGACAGAGGCAGAATTGGAGGTTCAGAGATCTCTACATAGAGAGTCTTTCCATTGCGGAGTGGTATCTGAACAAGCGCTCAAACCCgcctaaaattttaatcaacacCCCGGTTGATTGTCGCCCACCATCTTGGAAGCATCGTGATTGGAAAACAACTTCTGTGACGAATTTGAACACATTAACTATATCAAGTATCTATAGGAAGGTAGGTTTCTCGATGAGGGCGGTGGCATCCTTTTCAATTCGTTTCTGTTTAATATTATCCGGGGATGCATAGGCAAACATGTATCTAATAAACAGAGCAAGTTACATAAATAAAAGTATCAAGTTAGGTCATTACAAATCATATATGTGTACACACACGCACGCGCATGCACACGTACATACATGCATATACATACAATGATGGATGGAAGGCTACAGCTCTAACACTCTTTTTACGATTCGTTAAAGTTGCTCTGGATTTTCCAGCTGCTAAATCCCACAACCTTATAGTGCAATCATGGCTTCCAGTAACAATCtggtaagaaaaatagaaacgtATTAcaatgttataattagactccggatctttatgcaaaataaaaagtttgagcatcaattacaagacacaggagctaaatataaatttatattttttactaataattttgatgtagtaataataatatattaatacttttaAAGTATAttaatcttttcactgtttcaaattgctcgtactcatttttgtgataaatgcataaaatccgtcgtATAGTTATAAATCTTTAAACAATTTCAAAAGTTCTTGGCGAAGAATATACCTGTGGTTCTACAGCTTGATAAATAACACTAGCAACTGTATTAGTGTGACCTGCCAGTGTGTGTACATTGGCTTTGGTACGCATATCCCATACTCTTGCAGTGGAATCTCTACCAGCAGTTACTAATACATCTATTGTATTAGGATGTAACGCCATGGAGTACACTGCTGATAAATGACCATGATAATGTCTTATAACCTGTACACAGAACACAGTTAGTTACAACTATAAAATTgatgttatatgtatatttcagaTATGTCAATTTACTTACCTTATTGTATTCAAGATCCCAACATTTTACTTGTCGATCTTCTCCGCAAGAAAATAGGTACGGGTGACGTTGAGAAAATGTTAATCCACGAACACTGCTTATGTGCCCAGTCAAAGACACTTTTAGTTTACCACTTGCAAGATCCCATATCTACattattcatgtataaataggatTACATGTTTTGAAATATGTAccttgtataaataataaaacatgTCTTACCTTAATAACTCTGTCTGCTGAGCCGGTAGAGAACCATTCGTTTCCTGGTTCGACAGCACAGCATCGTACCCAACCGAGATGGCCACTGATAACTCTGTATAATTTCCATGGCGCATGCCATTTTGGTTTTGCCAATGACGGTGTCTTGTTCTGTGGTATCATCAAGATGTTATTAACTGTATTCCCTCCTCTCTCTGTATTTATTTGCGTTACGACTCCATTGTTATTGTGTAATGGATTATAAGGTATCACTGCACTGTTATTGGTTCCACCAAACGATTCGTCTGTAAATCAGATTCTTATATTTAATAACACTATACCAATCAAATTTATGTAAACATAAACAATTAATACACGTACCGCCAGGTGGTGGAGGATCTGCATTCTCATGTACGTTTTCCATTTTTGATAAATTACTGGTTTTCACTCGCTCCAATATGGGGCCATAACAGTCTTTTGCTTTCAAGGTTTTTTTCATTCTCAACCTACAGAAAATTAGCATATTATTTACGAAATAGTACATGAAATAGAATGAAGTGGTATGTACTTACAACTTAGGATCCACTGGTGGCAAAGTACCTTGATTTGTTAGGAACATGTCATGAGTTCTTTTTAATGATCTGAAGACAAGAGTGTGCACACAgtgaaacagtgaaaagattaaaagactttaaaactattaatataTCTATTTTTCTTACTAGATTGCTACTTGAAGTCATGATCGCACTATAAGGTTGTGGGATTTAGCAGCTGGAAAATCCAGAGCAACTTTAACGAATCGTAAAAAGAGTGTTAGAGCTGTAGCCTTCCATCCATCATTGTATGTATATGCATGTATGTACGTGTGCATGCGCGTGCGTGTGTGTACACATATATGATTTGTAATGACCTAACTTGATACTTTTATTTATGTAACTTGCTCTGTTTATTAGATACATGTTTGCCTATGCATCCCCGGATAATATTAAACAGAAACGAATTGAAAAGGATGCCACCGCCCTCATCGAGAAACCTACCTTCCTATAGATACTTGATATAGTTAATGTGTTCAAATTCGTCACAGAAGTTATTTTCCAATCACGATGCTTCCAAGATGGTGGGCGACAATCAACCGGGgtgttgattaaaattttaggcGGGTTCGAGCGTTTGTTCAGATACCACTCCGCAATGGAAAGACTCTCTATGTAGAGCTCTCTGAACCTCCAATTCTGCCTCTGTCAATTGTCCCCCTCTAGAAAAAGAGTAAACATTAGAATGCCGTTCCGTTTTATAcatataacactgtccaacaccaaacttgttttcaatatactgttgagtcctacttatagagttttttgcgctgattccgaatctgtccttaatttttctcctatacgcacagtttttgaaaaacatggctttgaaaaaaaacatatttttcaactttaaacaaatagtgtgatgttattataaaagatattgaattgttctttacagcaaaagattctgtagactttcccgaatacagtgatatccaatattaatacattatgattgtttaaacatgtttaaacaatgattaaagacggagagacgccacttttgcaccaatttttgaggatatttttcaatttatctaaaaaaatcagggtccagcggaaaatcgaactataccacgcgatagagcagacttttatcttgagttGTCagcagtggcgctcaccaccagaacggtcgttcgccgctccgtatcccgtcgctgcgccgtatcccgtcccgagcgccactggcggaaactcatgtcgggcgaagatattttgctttctggttcgtaaaaaacgtcgacgttacaaacttgatagggtggtttctcaagataaaagtctgctctatcgcgtggtatagttcgattttccgctggaccctaattttttgagctaaattgaaaaatatcctcaaaaattggtgcaaaagtggcgtctctccatctttaatcattgtttaaacacgtttaaacgatcataatgtattaatattggatatccttgtattcgggaaagtctacagaatcttttgctgtaaagaacaactcaatatcttttataataacatcacaatatttgtttaaagttgaaaaatatgtcttttttttaaactgcattttctcaaaaactggacgtacaggaaaaaaattaaaaacagattcggaatcagcgcgaaaaactctataagaatcgcatagtgggaatcgaaatactttttggctgttggacagtgtaattaaccctttgcagctgttttaacttcggagctgttttaactcgaaaatgaaacatctcgttctaggtagaataatttcgttctatacgattcttttcatttgatggatttGAAATTGATATACACTCCGAGACAGaaagatagcacatcgtctATTTCTCCTCATTTGGTAAATTACACTAAAGAAAATgagtttttctcaaaaactgatttattttgacatagtatgaacattgttttaaatcgatatgaagcagtgaatttttcgatttttgtcaatggttcggcgcactgtggcgagcgtgcgattcgtacgaaacgaacggcatgcatgaaggaattgattcgaaataatttcaagcgtaatacgacattgaagttctcgccgtgccacgtttaaattattatattgtacaaactttaaaaaacgcaatactcttaaaaaaataattttaaaaatattttatttgtctatatttcaatatatgaacaatacttccagcagatacgattagaatcccacaccgaatgattttctttttcgttaaacacttttttttcttctttcttaaccatataattgttgtagtgatatttctcaaatatattgtcaaagcaatatttatattgcatttttacgtttgttaaaaatgttcaatattacataatacacatacaaaaggtaaagaaatatcgaaaaagttgatttttattttttttaagtacattgcactatatatatatggtatatataaaattctgaaaaacattaagaaaaatgatttcgacaatatcccattactgaatttttataaaactgttatctcccatacttcaataggaaatatgcatttttttcgaatgttttaaaatatgcaattttttaaagacgttcgcataattcgaaaatctgaaaagcatatgcattaataatcacgatgggacacaactaacatattaatataaataaacgagttatgtactttggaaactttaaaataaaactcatttcacggctacacatcagatacattgtatacattgttcgtttcgtgtaagccgttcgcttcggtgcgagtaagctatcttctcgcatcggtgagatcggtgctttgaaaaatatatttaatatatttctacaacaattatatggttaacaaaaaagaaaaaaagcgggattcgattcgcagcgggagaccttgccgtctgcactaattgtatctgctggaagtattcttcatattaattgaaatataggcaaataaaatatttttaaaattatttttttaagagcattgcattttttaaagtttgtactttatttttctgaatacaagaatgttcactattacataatacacctacaaaaggtaaagaaatatcggaaaagattatttttattttttttaagtacgatgcactacataaaaaattctggaaaaaattaaaaacggttgttttaacaatatctcattattgaatttttatatacctgatatttcccaaacttcaataggaaatatgcatttttccgaatttttggtaatttccaattttttaaaacctgttcgcaaagtctgtaaaatctgaaaaaatatacattaataatcatgataagacacatccaacataataatttaaacgtggcactgcgagaacttcaatgtcgtattacgtttgaatttatttcgagtcgattccttcatgcaagccgttcatttcgtacgaatcacacgctcgctgcaagccgcggtaagctcgactggactcgcatcgatgcaagtaactcgcaccgatgcgaaccgatgacgtcgacgcgagtagctcgcatcgatgcgggtagcttgcatcgatgcgagctactcgcatcgtgcgagccgctcgcttcgtgcgagtactcgactcggctcgaccaatcgagtctcgactcgactcgaccagtcgagctcgagcttagctcggctcgcctgcagccctagTCCTGACACTCCTGACCTCTGCCTTCGTTCAGCCCGAGCAGCTTCTGCCGGGCAGATGCCCGCCATCTCTTCGCCAGGCTTCgctcgatttctgctcgagACGGTCTGGCTGACTGTGTTATTGTTGGaaaggaaaatataaaaataccaTGATTACCAACGTGAGAACTAACGAACAAATTTAGCAGTCCATTTATaatagttagactgcggatctttatgaaaaataaaagctttctcctgaattgcaacaagctctggtgtgaaataaatatttaatatcttgcGGAATATACTTAATAGGTTGAAACTAATATAGTAGTAAATTTAAATCcttcacaaattttttttgGTGTCAGAAATTAGACCTACCCATTcttatcataaatgtataattcGTCAGTctatataataatagtatttaaaCAAACACTTACGTATTATTAGTCGCACACGAGTTCTATTTCTTAAACTATCTatataaactgaaaattaaCAGAGCCGCAGGTCAATGTTCCACAAATTTCGTACCGCAAATGAATCAATCAGCCCTGACGGGCCTCATTATACATATAGCCTCAAGGGTAGCTACCCCTACTACGCTCACTCTGGCCGCAAGGATTCATGCCCCTTATTACTGTGCACTGTGCACAGGATCAGGCTACTCGCCGCATAATTCATTTTCCATTACAATCTTCGTTCTTCTGCGATTGTTTCGGTTTCGGGATTTTTCCTACAGTGACAGCAATTTTGGCAACTGCAAAATAACGgtaaaattaaacaattcaaAAATAAGTATAAGTCACACCACACACACAGCCTACTCTAGTAAGtacagtaaatgttctataaacgcgaaaatctttcaacgataaacgcgaaaaaaatatcccctccaaactaatacactgactcggctcggtatatcggtgtgaaccactacaaacgcgacgcggagagtcgcagtcgtcggcagagTTCAAACGcacccgtgagtcatcataacgttacaccacagtcaaacttcttcattttccatgattctgttatgggattttcactaccttatttctggcatttttctgattagaatgataccaaacacgatataatttaagcagaatttagtggtttaattgacgttgaaagtgtcgagcgcaaggaaggacagcgtatgtgatagaaagagacgcagagtcgcagcgcgccggcacagttcaaacgcccgtgagtcatcataacgttacaccaacaatgaatgaagatcgaaacgttgaaagttcctaactaacgtgcaaattttgcttttttcctattaactgatcgaaccgttgcgccgagaacatttgaatattatacgttacaccaacagtcaaacttcttcatttccgatgattctgttatgggactttcactaccttatttctggcatttttctgattaaaatgataccaaacacgatataatttgaaagaatttagtggtttaattgacggtacgtacatatgaagtgactttagaacatgaaaaagaaagagaaattgcgatctcgacgctatgcaaagattaaaaaacgagaaaaattactttataaaatatgctgaactgttttatatttttattatttaacgttcggtttcgcaaatataaagacgcgatgaactatgaccgatcatgtcgcaaaaccgaacaccgtgtcaagtcacgggcgtcgctcgctccattacaatttttttataagaaacaaaattaaataaatcttaaataaatcttaagtacattacttaaaacagttaaaaaactacaaaaagtgtgtcttttcctgacggatgcaaacgctccgattcgatagttttccttcgatggtattaaactgtagaggtttaaatgacgatggacgtttcgggcgcaaggaaggatagcgcgtaTAATTCGCTTGGACAAATCAAATCTCTAGTCCACTGGAGACTCGAACAGCGACGATAACATAATTCAGGTTTTAGTAGGagaaacacaatgtaattgaaagcaACACAACGAGTAGTAAACGACGAACACGCGAGGAGGTTTTTGTCCTCAATTAACGACCTTGTCTATACAATTAGGTCCAAGTGGTTTTCCAGCATTACGTGATAAGCAAACTGGACAAGTACATACTTTCCATGAAGCAGTGAATTCCTTCCGGAACGATGCTTGCATGCCGATGGTGTTCGTCATGGTTTCGCATCACTTCCGTTTGGTTATGGGAGGAGGATGTGTTTGAGACGACGATTTGCTGAATTGGAAATGGTGGTGGCCATTAGGAAAGTAATTATACCTATTATCTTAAtgctgaaaaaattgaaatcaaTTAATATAAATCTTGGAAAATCGAACATCttctattgaaaaataaaaaatgaaggtgaccttaaaATCTCCGGAAATCTTTCACCTACAAAACAACTCTTTATACTGAAAAACTTCGGTTAACACGTTCAGGCCATTTGCTTTGTTCTGTACTGCATTTTAGGTATTATAATACCTCATTCTCTCTCTATTGGTGGAAAGAAGAGGAAAGGAAAAAGGAGTTAAAGAAGTGGGGAACAGAATTTCGGAGTTATATTACAGTGCGCTCGTTACGTACAGTTCCCGTTAGCGTCCTCGGTGGTCACTGTAAATGCTCAGGAACAATAAACCGAGAATTCGCCGTTTATTACCGGGGAGGATTAGGCTTGTTGGGATGCCTTAAGACTCGTTTCCGGGATTGCagaggtgcgggattcgcgctctcatttctcgataatacaaaaatggagtGTTACTatcttttttcgtttacgaggcgtaatttgcattattcggcagcatgtagctatgagaatagctacatgcgcagttgtatgcttccgaataatgcaaattacgcttcgtaaacgaaaaaatgggacttttgagggcgacagcgccctagatcgattttttatctagcgtttttgactactgaaaacccccattttaGTATtacatcgagaaatgagaatgtGAGTGCCGCACTCTTGCAATGCTGGAAAagggagtctactcccttaatctGCTACCTAGGTGCCGCGATAATGCGACGTATACCTGGCTGTAATGCGGACCTTTAGTTCACCTAGGCACGTCTCCATCATTAACGCGCGTTTTCAGTAAGCAAAATTCTCGGAATTTGCTTTGAATTGGACAGGACACTGTTCAAGCAGAATATTATATATCTATTTCCGAATAAAAAGTAGATGAAAAGCACACTCAGCTTCGAGCATCGAGTGCAGGCTGCAATCGATATCGGCTCGAAGCAGATCTGACTTACTGACTGACGTATAGTAAACGTACGGACACTGATCGCGTATATTTGTTGCCATTTCcagaatttccaagaacagcaataatagaaattcgaaccgtttcacgataTTCAAAATTACTTTCGCTGTTTTATACCAGGGTACGCgacgaagtaataaaacgtcaataaaactgggcaattacttcgaccgtcgcgagggccaataaatcatgggtagttaccaaaacaaccCTGGATTTTCGGACTCTGTTTATTGCGCGCGCTGTGCTTCCCCACAATGAAACCcctgcacgaaattacctgaaccttttcccggaatgttcgtttgacaaacaaattttcacataatcatccatttcatttccaaagtacagtaccaggacctcgacgaaccggcttgatcgagagacaaacagcccggacaaattaaggcccgatggataattgagacccgagggaaaccaaTAAAGCTACAGAAAACGAAGAAAAGAGCGGGAGAGACGACTCGCAGGTGTGtgcatgtaacaaatttttgtaactggctactaaataactaaataactacATCGTGCGATTCGTTTAGTTCAGTATCGGATTATTTAATTTTCCAAGTGAGAAAAGAGCtgctttttaatgaaattgaatacACGTTGTTCTTTTAAGTATATCTTCATGTTCGATTGTTATAAAATTGATCTTGTTCCAGATTCTCCAGCGTTATCAGACTGAATATCATTACGAGAACCTGGATTACCATATCAACTCTATGTACACGCCTAAAGGACCCCTGAACTTGAAATTCATCGACAGGTAGGCCGCTTCGAAGAAGCAGC comes from Lasioglossum baleicum chromosome 19, iyLasBale1, whole genome shotgun sequence and encodes:
- the LOC143218354 gene encoding uncharacterized protein LOC143218354, producing MAGICPAEAARAERRQSLLIFSLFHCVHTLVFRSLKRTHDMFLTNQGTLPPVDPKLLRMKKTLKAKDCYGPILERVKTSNLSKMENVHENADPPPPGDESFGGTNNSAVIPYNPLHNNNGVVTQINTERGGNTVNNILMIPQNKTPSLAKPKWHAPWKLYRVISGHLGWVRCCAVEPGNEWFSTGSADRVIKIWDLASGKLKVSLTGHISSVRGLTFSQRHPYLFSCGEDRQVKCWDLEYNKVIRHYHGHLSAVYSMALHPNTIDVLVTAGRDSTARVWDMRTKANVHTLAGHTNTVASVIYQAVEPQIVTGSHDCTIRLWDLAAGKSRATLTNRKKSVRAVAFHPSLYMFAYASPDNIKQKRIEKDATALIEKPTFL